The following coding sequences are from one Grus americana isolate bGruAme1 chromosome 30, bGruAme1.mat, whole genome shotgun sequence window:
- the LOC129197914 gene encoding trafficking protein particle complex subunit 1-like isoform X2, translating into MTIHNLYIFDRAGTCLHYGEWHRRRQAGIPREEEFKLMFGMLFSLRSFVGKMSPTDMRDGFVSFQTSKYRLHYYETPSGLRLVLNTDLSVASAREALHHIYSHLFVELVVKNPLCPPRQPVQSDLFRSRLDAFVRSLPFFGPRPA; encoded by the exons ATGACGATCCACAACCTGTACATCTTCGACCGGGCCGGCACCTGCCTGCACTACGGGGAGTGGCACCGGCGGCGCCAGGCGGGGATCCCCCGGGAGGAG GAGTTCAAGCTCATGTTCGGGATGCTCTTCTCCCTCCGCTCCTTCGTGGGCAAGATGAGCCCCACAGACAT GCGGGACGGCTTCGTCTCCTTCCAGACCAGCAAATACCGGCTCCACTACTACGAGACGCCGAGCGGGCTGCGCCTCGTGCTCAACACCGACCTCAGCGTCGCCAGCGCCCGCGAGGCCCTGCACCACATCTACAGCCAC ctgttCGTGGAGCTGGTGGTGAAGAACCCGCTGTGCCCCCCCCGGCAGCCGGTGCAGAGCGACCTCTTCCGCTCCCGCCTGGACGCCTTCGTGCGCAGCCTGCCCTTCTTCGGGCCCCGCCCCGCCTGA
- the LOC129197914 gene encoding trafficking protein particle complex subunit 1-like isoform X1: MTIHNLYIFDRAGTCLHYGEWHRRRQAGIPREEEFKLMFGMLFSLRSFVGKMSPTDISARRRDGFVSFQTSKYRLHYYETPSGLRLVLNTDLSVASAREALHHIYSHLFVELVVKNPLCPPRQPVQSDLFRSRLDAFVRSLPFFGPRPA, encoded by the exons ATGACGATCCACAACCTGTACATCTTCGACCGGGCCGGCACCTGCCTGCACTACGGGGAGTGGCACCGGCGGCGCCAGGCGGGGATCCCCCGGGAGGAG GAGTTCAAGCTCATGTTCGGGATGCTCTTCTCCCTCCGCTCCTTCGTGGGCAAGATGAGCCCCACAGACAT CTCGGCGCGCAGGCGGGACGGCTTCGTCTCCTTCCAGACCAGCAAATACCGGCTCCACTACTACGAGACGCCGAGCGGGCTGCGCCTCGTGCTCAACACCGACCTCAGCGTCGCCAGCGCCCGCGAGGCCCTGCACCACATCTACAGCCAC ctgttCGTGGAGCTGGTGGTGAAGAACCCGCTGTGCCCCCCCCGGCAGCCGGTGCAGAGCGACCTCTTCCGCTCCCGCCTGGACGCCTTCGTGCGCAGCCTGCCCTTCTTCGGGCCCCGCCCCGCCTGA
- the LOC129197893 gene encoding voltage-gated potassium channel subunit beta-3-like — protein sequence MKGIKGGGAAAAGPAPRRDPPGSGMKYRNLGRSGLRVSCLGLGARGTFGAGISDEEAERVLSAAYESGVTLFDAAEASGRAEEMLGKILRSKGWRRSSYVVTTRVFWGGQADRGLSRKHVLEGLRGSLQRLQLDYVDVVFAGPRPGPAHTEGLDLTLRLLRLEELVRAMSDVIDRGLALYWGTAGGAPGDIMDAYAVARQFNLVAPVCQWAELPPEPRLFRQIAWSLRAEGVSSVLVGAGTPRLLREQLQALQVLPQLGPAALHELETVLGEVAPP from the exons ATGAAAGGGATAAAGGGGGGaggggctgcggcggcgggACCGGCACCGAGAAGGGACCCCCCTGGCTCCGGCATGAAGTACCG gaaCCTGGGGAGGTCGGGGCTGCGGGTCTCCTGCCTCGGGCTGg GTGCCCGGGGGACGTTCGGGGCCGGGATCTCCGATGAG GAGGCCGAGCGGGTGCTGAGCGCAGCCTACGAAAGCGGGGTGACCCTCTTCGACGCCGCCGAGGCCTCGGGCAG GGCAGAGGAGATGCTGGGAAAGATCCTGAGGAGCaaaggctggag acgcTCCAGTTACGTCGTCACCACGAGGGTCTtctggggggggca ggcCGACCGGGGGCTCTCGCGGAAACACGTCCTGGAGG GCCTCCGTGGGTCCCTCCAGCGCCTCCAGCTCGATTACGTCGACGTCGTCTTCGCTgggccccgccccggccccgcccacACCGAAG GGCTCGACCTGACCCTGCGCCTCCTGCGGCTTGAAG AGCTGGTGCGTGCCATGAGTGACGTCATCGACCGGGGGCTGGCGCTGTACTGGGGGACGGCAGGGGGGGCACCCGGCGACATCAtg gacgcCTACGCGGTGGCCCGGCAGTTCAACTTGGTGGCCCCTGTGTGCCAGTGGGCGGAGCTTCCGCCGGAGCCCCGCCTCTTCCGGCAGAtcg cctggTCCCTGCGGGCCGAGGGTGTCAGCTCCGTCCTGGtgggggctgggaccccccgACTGCTGCGGGAGCAGCTCCAGGCCCTgcag GTTCTGCCCCAGCTCGGCCCCGCGGCACTGCACGAGCTCGAGACTGTCCTGGGAGAGGTGGCCCCGCCCtag